TCCAGTGGCAAAGAAAGAAGGTTTTCTGCCTGACTCTGACTAGCCTTGATCAACTTCCAGTATTTATTAAATAAAGTCTGAGGTCGAATCCAATTCTGCATACGTTTCCGAAGAGTTCTAGCACCTAAAACATTATCTGCGTGCTGACGGTAAAGCTCTGTTGGCTGATCAATATAGACCAGATGACCAAATGCTGAAGCAAGCAAACCTAAATACCAGTCATGCATCAGAAGCTCATTAGGTTCCTCGCCAGTCCATAATTCGGCTAGAGCATGATTAATTAGCGACACACCTCCAGTAACGGTGTTTTCTGTCATTTCTTGAACCAACTTAGTATTAGCATGGTCAGATTGAGTACGAATCATACTCTCATGAAGCACCTCTAAATCTTGGTTCACAACCTTTAAATCCGTGTATACCAAAAGTGGTTTATCAGATGGGTATCTACTCGCTTCCTCAAGCTGAAGAGATAGCTTATCAGGTAACCAAGTATCATCCTGGTCCGAGAAAAGATAGTAGTCAGATTCTTGATACTTCAAAAGCGTAAAGAAACTCTTTATTACACCTAAATTTTCAGTTTGATCAGGATTGATAAAAGTAATGCGATCATCTTCTAAAGCGAAACGTTTGATAATCTCTCTCGTTTTATCTTTAGAACCATCATCACGAATTAACAAGGTCCAATCAGTATAAGTTTGCTGCTGAATACTTTCAATTTGCTCCGCTAAAAAGTTCTCGCCATTATAAGTAGACATGAGAATAGTTACTTTCATGATAAAAATAGCTCCTCGTATTCACCCACGATTTTTTCCCAGGTGTAATTTTCTTTCATATTTGCTTTAGCAGCATTTCCCAAGTCCTCAAACGACACTTGACCATCTACAGAATCGATAAGCTGAGACAAATTCCCATCCTCTTTATTCCAATACAAGGCAGTCTCTTGAGCAACCTGGTGGTTAAAGTCTACATTATAAATAAGGTTGAGGTCCGTTTGAGCCAAGGCCTCTAATAAGCCCGGATTCGTTCCACCTACTTCGTGTCCATGAATATAAGCAAAGGCTTGGTTGCGAATATACTTAAGCAAATCCTGATCATAGACAGTACCCACAAACTTCACACGTTTATCTTTATCAAATCCTGTAATCTGTCGTAGCTCATCAAAGTAAGCATTTCCTTCATGATTACAGATGATAACAAGATCACGCTCTGTAGAGGACTTCATAAATTCACGAATCGCAATTTCGTAATTGTTTTCAGGAACAAATCGACCCAATATCAAATAGTAATCTTTTTCTTGAGTCTGCCATTTCTGATACCAATCTCGAACAGGGTCATCCTCAGCAGTCAAAGTCGTCTTAGATAAATCAGTTCCATAAGCAATGAAAGTCGTTCTAGCCCACGGATAGGTATTTTGAATATAGGTCTCAATACCTCGGTTATCAGAAATAATTAAGTTCGCATACTTTGTCATCTCTTTTTCAGAGTATTTGAGATAACTTTGAACAGGTTTAGACCACTTAGCACGTTTCCATTCCAAACCGTCAGGATTGACTAGCAAAATCCCACAAACGGACTGAATTTTCTTGGCAAAATGAACAATGAAGGCACCAATGGTATTTCCTAAAATATAGAAAATTGGGGATTGAATTCCCTCTTTTTTAATAAGTTTCAAGCTATAATTGATAGCCATCATATCGTAAGCTATGACACGCGCAGGACCTAGCTTTGGAGGATTGACCGTAAAACAATCCGCACCCTTATAGTCAAAATGGTTGCCAGTACTTTCGTCAGATAAGCAAGCCACGTGATAACGTATAGCAGGTGATACCTTATGAGAAATCAATTTTTCAACAAATGTCTCGAAACCACCATATTGAGCAGGCAAACCTCTACTACCTATGATAAAAATATCCTTCAAAGTTTACCTCCATTCGTCACATCTCTCAAATACACAGAATTATACATAGTAGCTTTTATTATACCATTTTGGAAGGTATTTTGCATGATTGGACAGAAAGAGTAAAACAAAAAGGCCAGTCAAAAACGGCCTTTTCATTCTTAATCATAGATAACGAGATTTTACCTTAATTCATTTTTTTAAGCTGAAATAATTTTTTCACAGCAGATTTTACACTCTTTGTTAGAGCTTTTCGGCTGTTTAAAAAATCGATATCTTTCTGAGTTACTTTTTTATGACGCAATTCATCGCCCTCAATCTTTTCAGTAATATTAGCATAAACACTCTCAAGAGAATATCTCTCTTTTAAACTTGGAACAGCTTGCACTGCTTCAAGTTTCTCTTGGTCAAATCCATCAAGGACCTCTGAAATCATTCTAGTTAAGGCATCCAAATCACCCAAAGGGTAGATATGACCTTGCTCGTTCATATATTCGAAAGCAGATTTATGTCCCGCATTATCTGATAAAATTGTTGGAATACCATTTAAAACAGATTCTACGTAAACGAGACCAAACGTTTCCATACTAGACGGAAAAACAGCTAAATCCTTATCAGTAATCTCTGACCAAGGATCATCTAAATACCCCAAAAATGAGACATTTTTCAAATCGTTCTCTGCGATATAATCATCACAGAGTTGTTTGTAATCCTCATCCCATGCACCTAAAAATACAAGTTCAGTTCCTGCTAAATCAAGCATCTGAAAAGCTTTTATTAACTCAAGCTGATTCTTTCTCTGAGTCAAGCGTCCAACTGAAACGATACGATGTTGATTATTGGATTCAGTTTTTACTCCTTCTTTAGGTTCAATTTGAGTATAAGGTGCGAAGGAATAAATCTTCCTATTTGGAAAACACTTTTCTAAATCCTCGGTCAAAGCTCCTGTGACAGCAAAGATTTCATCAGAAAACGTGTCTATAAAGTCTAGTTTTTCTTTATAGTAACCGAACTCCCCCTCAGGAAATTCATGAATCAACCAAAAATGTTTGACATGCTCAAAAGCTGTAGCAAGTGCTCCTTGAAAAACATTGACTGTATTACTGATAACGAGGTCCACCTTGTTATCTACAATAATATTTCGAATATCTTTGACATTCTTATTATAAGAATTTACTCGCAAAAAATGATTGCCTGGCGAACCACCCGGTGCTTCTTCCCACCACCATTTGACAGCTGAAAGACCGTGGGTTTCAATCCCTGCCTTCTGAAGTTCTATTTGATACTCCTCTTGGGATGGAACTTTATAATCAGGAAAAACGTTTAATACACGATATCCTTTTTTCACAAGAAATTTCATAAGATTGACAATCGAGATTTCAGCACCATTATCTAGAGTTCCTGTTGGAGAAATAAATAAAATTGTTTTAGTCATAAATTATGCAAATACCCCCCAGTAATGGAAAAGAATCAGATACATAGCCACTAAGAAATTAGCAATTAAAGTCAGAGTTGCTATCTTCAATTTTTTCTGTCGAGATAAATCAAGCTTAGCTGTGTTTGCGACTAGTGGCAACAAAAGAATGATAAATGGCGTGAAGTAACGACCTTGAGCACCAACAGATATATTAGCTCCCTGACCAAGAACAACTGGTGTCCACTGCATATACATTACTGTAACAGCAGCTAGAACCTCTAGTAGGAAGAGAATCCAGGATGCATTAGCAAAGTCTTTAGTGAAGAAATCCTTCTTACTTGACAAGAATAAAATTGTAAGAACGATGATATCAATAAATATTAACCACAGTGGCATTTGTAAAGTAAGGTTACCAAGATAACCGAACATTCCAAGTGACAAGATACCATTCAAATTGTCATTCAACTCAGGATTAAAGAGCGTATTACGCAAAACTTCGCCATAATGACGTAGACCGCCCTGATTCTTCATTAAGAATTGCAGAACCACCACGACACCTACTACAAAGAGAAGGTAGAAGACTACTTTATATTTTGAAATAAAGGTCTTAATAGCTTGCACTGGACGATTTAGAAAAGCAAGAACACCTTCAAACTCTAGTGGTACAAACGGAATCAATCCCAACAATAAAACGTTATTTGGCTTAGTTGCTAACAGTAAAATCGCAAGACCTATCACCTGGATAATATTACGATTGGTAAAACGTTTAGAATAGGCAAGATTGGTGATAAAACCGAGAGCCAACATCACTTCCAAATAGTTCATCACATCATAAGAAAGTGACGAAGCTTGCTGAACCATAATAGGTAGCAGCGAAATAAACATTAGGGCTGTTTTCCCATACTTGAAATAACGTATTAAAAAGTAAATTCCTAGTATATAGGCCAGTGCATTAAAGATACGCCCCATATAGATAATCATTCCAACTGTGGGACTAATCCAACTTCCAATCGTCATCCCTATCAGCTGTGGAATAAAGGAGATTGTTTTTAAACTCACACCAAATTGAAAAGGTTCTTTACTCATATCAATCTTTTGAGCAAAAATCTGTTTATATTCCGCTAACTTAACCTTATCATTACTTGGAATCTCATCCATCCATTTAAACGATGTCTCGGTTGGTTTATGGAAGGTCTCCCAAGTCATACGCGCGTGGTTTGTTTCATCTGGCACACGATTAATTGGAAATACAAACATAAATGAGAAAATAAAAATCGTCGCTAAGATGAAAAATAAATTTTCAACTTTTATTTGTTTAATTCTGTTCAAAATAAGTCACCATATCATCTTTCTTGCTTAACGTACAGTTTTCAAGAACAGCCCGATAAGCAGCATCTGCAATTTTCTGTCTTAATTCTGGAGATAAAACCAAGGCTTCAAGCTTGTCAAACCACTGGTCATCAGTAGCTAACAATCCCGTTTCACCATCAACAACCGCATCTGAGAAAGCTCCTATCTTACTTGCTACTGTTGGTACCTTCACCAAGGCAGCTTCAATCCATTTAATTTCAGATTTCGCACGATTAAAGATAGAATCCACAAGCGGTGCCAGGTTAATATCAACCTCACTAATCAAAGCAGGCAATTTGTCCCAGTCCACATAATCGTGAGTTACAATTTGATTTTCAAAGGGCTTCATATCTTGTGGGATATCCAAAATCCCGACAATATGTAATTGGACATTGCTATATTTTGTAAGCAATTGCTTAATAGCTGGTTTAATCAATTCGAAATTCTCATTATGACTAATTGAACCAGAGAAATAACCAACCTTAACAATATCAGATGTTTGAGAATAATCTTTGATATATTGACTACTAATAGCGATTAAGTCATCGGAAGCCAAATTTCGATTAAGTAAAACCTTACTTTGGTACTTATACAACTCCTCTTGCAACTGGTTAGTCGAAGTAATGGCACCATCACAGTTTTCTAGCATATAGCCATAATTTCGAACACCTGCATCATAGTTTCCTTTTTCAACCGAAGTCAACCCTTGCGTATAACTCAATTGATCTGTATAAACCGTATCAAAGACTAAATCATCAATATCAAAGAAGACAGGTTTTCCATATTCCTTAGCCAAATGACAGAGACGCAAAAGTTCAGGTGAGATTGGTGAACGGTAGATAATGATGTGACTAGCGTTTTGAGCCATCGATAGTTGGAAATCAGATAGGTTAACAACTTTGACTGCAAAACCATGCTTACGTAATTGCTCTGCCTTGTTCAAGACACGGTAACGGGTACATTGCGGAATAATATTTTCAACCCCATCAATCAATAGAATATATTGATCACGTGGAACAGCCTTAAATTTATTCACAATATCTTCCAGAATTGACACTGGGTAATCTGTTTCTTCTGCGACAAACTCTAACAAGTCAGGAACTTCTGAATCACGATCCAGACCTTGCCACAAGAACTGGTCTTCATCATAATTTTTCAGAGCCGTATATTTTACCAAAGGACTACCTGCTTTGAGCATCTTAAGCGGGTGGATATACATGGCAGAATCTTCGTATTCTTGCACGACCGCATCGAAACGATAACCCAAATCGGCAAAATGCTT
The DNA window shown above is from Streptococcus salivarius and carries:
- a CDS encoding glycosyltransferase family 4 protein, translated to MTKTILFISPTGTLDNGAEISIVNLMKFLVKKGYRVLNVFPDYKVPSQEEYQIELQKAGIETHGLSAVKWWWEEAPGGSPGNHFLRVNSYNKNVKDIRNIIVDNKVDLVISNTVNVFQGALATAFEHVKHFWLIHEFPEGEFGYYKEKLDFIDTFSDEIFAVTGALTEDLEKCFPNRKIYSFAPYTQIEPKEGVKTESNNQHRIVSVGRLTQRKNQLELIKAFQMLDLAGTELVFLGAWDEDYKQLCDDYIAENDLKNVSFLGYLDDPWSEITDKDLAVFPSSMETFGLVYVESVLNGIPTILSDNAGHKSAFEYMNEQGHIYPLGDLDALTRMISEVLDGFDQEKLEAVQAVPSLKERYSLESVYANITEKIEGDELRHKKVTQKDIDFLNSRKALTKSVKSAVKKLFQLKKMN
- a CDS encoding glycosyltransferase family 2 protein; translation: MKVTILMSTYNGENFLAEQIESIQQQTYTDWTLLIRDDGSKDKTREIIKRFALEDDRITFINPDQTENLGVIKSFFTLLKYQESDYYLFSDQDDTWLPDKLSLQLEEASRYPSDKPLLVYTDLKVVNQDLEVLHESMIRTQSDHANTKLVQEMTENTVTGGVSLINHALAELWTGEEPNELLMHDWYLGLLASAFGHLVYIDQPTELYRQHADNVLGARTLRKRMQNWIRPQTLFNKYWKLIKASQSQAENLLSLPLDTKSRELVENFVTIMDQGLRERYHRLKTYGYRKNRAFHTFVFTSLILTKFMYKED
- a CDS encoding DUF2142 domain-containing protein produces the protein MNRIKQIKVENLFFILATIFIFSFMFVFPINRVPDETNHARMTWETFHKPTETSFKWMDEIPSNDKVKLAEYKQIFAQKIDMSKEPFQFGVSLKTISFIPQLIGMTIGSWISPTVGMIIYMGRIFNALAYILGIYFLIRYFKYGKTALMFISLLPIMVQQASSLSYDVMNYLEVMLALGFITNLAYSKRFTNRNIIQVIGLAILLLATKPNNVLLLGLIPFVPLEFEGVLAFLNRPVQAIKTFISKYKVVFYLLFVVGVVVVLQFLMKNQGGLRHYGEVLRNTLFNPELNDNLNGILSLGMFGYLGNLTLQMPLWLIFIDIIVLTILFLSSKKDFFTKDFANASWILFLLEVLAAVTVMYMQWTPVVLGQGANISVGAQGRYFTPFIILLLPLVANTAKLDLSRQKKLKIATLTLIANFLVAMYLILFHYWGVFA
- the cps2T gene encoding beta 1-4 rhamnosyltransferase Cps2T, with the protein product MKDIFIIGSRGLPAQYGGFETFVEKLISHKVSPAIRYHVACLSDESTGNHFDYKGADCFTVNPPKLGPARVIAYDMMAINYSLKLIKKEGIQSPIFYILGNTIGAFIVHFAKKIQSVCGILLVNPDGLEWKRAKWSKPVQSYLKYSEKEMTKYANLIISDNRGIETYIQNTYPWARTTFIAYGTDLSKTTLTAEDDPVRDWYQKWQTQEKDYYLILGRFVPENNYEIAIREFMKSSTERDLVIICNHEGNAYFDELRQITGFDKDKRVKFVGTVYDQDLLKYIRNQAFAYIHGHEVGGTNPGLLEALAQTDLNLIYNVDFNHQVAQETALYWNKEDGNLSQLIDSVDGQVSFEDLGNAAKANMKENYTWEKIVGEYEELFLS